A single genomic interval of Candidatus Dadabacteria bacterium harbors:
- a CDS encoding NAD-dependent deacylase, whose protein sequence is MEKEIAKAYEFVTNSNEIVVLTGAGISAESGIPTYRGEEGLWRNYDPHELATPEAFFRNPKLVWEWYDSRRAIMKNAKPNPGHFAITALEKEKKDFTLITQNVDGLHFAAGTRNVIELHGSLWEIKCTECEKVEKNYQAPIPELPPKCDACDAVMRPNTVLFGEIIPMERIDRCLFAIEQCDLLLIVGTSGVVEPAASMGLIAKKSEKPVVEINIERTPGTGLYDVSLMGKAAETLPLLTGSEISQNRM, encoded by the coding sequence ATGGAAAAAGAGATCGCAAAAGCATACGAATTCGTAACCAATTCCAACGAAATCGTCGTCCTTACAGGGGCGGGAATCTCGGCTGAAAGCGGTATCCCCACATACAGGGGAGAAGAAGGGCTCTGGAGGAATTACGACCCCCACGAACTTGCAACGCCAGAGGCCTTTTTTAGAAATCCCAAGTTGGTGTGGGAGTGGTATGACTCAAGAAGGGCTATAATGAAAAACGCCAAACCTAATCCTGGCCACTTCGCGATAACCGCTCTTGAGAAGGAAAAAAAGGATTTCACGCTCATAACGCAAAACGTAGACGGTCTTCACTTCGCGGCCGGGACACGAAACGTAATAGAACTTCACGGGAGCCTCTGGGAAATCAAATGCACCGAATGCGAAAAAGTGGAGAAAAACTACCAGGCACCTATTCCGGAACTTCCCCCTAAGTGCGACGCCTGCGACGCGGTAATGAGGCCGAACACCGTGTTGTTCGGAGAAATAATCCCGATGGAGAGAATAGACAGGTGTCTGTTCGCCATAGAGCAGTGCGATCTCCTTCTCATAGTGGGGACCTCGGGAGTGGTCGAACCGGCGGCATCAATGGGGCTCATAGCAAAAAAAAGCGAAAAGCCTGTGGTTGAGATCAACATTGAAAGAACTCCAGGCACGGGTCTCTATGACGTAAGCTTAATGGGCAAAGCGGCTGAAACACTGCCTCTGCTTACAGGGTCTGAAATTTCTCAAAACCGCATGTAA
- a CDS encoding NADH-quinone oxidoreductase subunit A, which produces MLEQYVPVLMIIVIAIVLAAALLSVSYLLGPKRYGSWRKLIPYESGMVPRGDAREKVSLKYYLVGALFILFDIEIVFLVAWAVVFRELGMVALVEVLAFLFVVMGGYFYVLKKGALEWE; this is translated from the coding sequence GTGTTAGAGCAGTATGTTCCCGTCCTCATGATAATAGTAATAGCGATCGTTCTGGCCGCGGCGCTTCTGTCCGTTTCCTATCTGCTCGGTCCGAAAAGATACGGAAGCTGGCGCAAGCTGATTCCGTATGAATCGGGGATGGTTCCCAGGGGAGACGCAAGGGAGAAGGTTTCACTCAAGTATTATCTCGTAGGAGCCCTTTTCATACTGTTTGACATAGAAATCGTGTTCCTTGTAGCCTGGGCGGTCGTGTTCAGGGAGCTTGGGATGGTGGCGCTTGTTGAGGTGCTGGCATTCCTTTTTGTTGTGATGGGCGGGTACTTTTACGTTCTCAAGAAAGGAGCTTTGGAATGGGAGTAA